The following is a genomic window from Melitaea cinxia chromosome 24, ilMelCinx1.1, whole genome shotgun sequence.
TACAGTCACGTTTCGACCACGGTCAATGTGGTATAGTTATACGGTTCTACCCTTCGACAATTTACAAGCATTGCACGAATGTACTTACAAACTTTAATAAGACCTTTCATTTATGAATGTCACACAAATATTAACCTTAACACAAAGTAAAAAGGTTTGGATACAAATTTCATGCTGCAAAGTTAATTTCGCATAAAAACTGTGACCGACATTAATTTGCAGTTTCGAGTAATAAATGTCATTAGATATTCGTCTTTATTTCTCAGTAATAGGAGTTCAGATCTTTTTTCGGAAATCTGTATAAGTGGTCATCGTTTTAGTCAACTTTGAACCACATTAGGAAGGCGGGTATTCACAAGGTACTGTCACATTTTGAATGTTCCGTTATGCAgactagatttaaaaaaaaaaagtttattttataaccttaTATATAGTTCTATCGTTGCACGAATTGGAGGtgaaaacgaaattaaaaaataatttaaaaaaaaacatctatgGATCAAGTATAAAACCTTATTTTTGGTAATTGTCATCGTATTAATCAAATACACTTAAAACTGTCGTGAATTTCAGTGATCTAATAGCGATAACTTCTGATTGTAAACTTTGTTATTGAAGGAGTTGGTGTTTTATAGATATGTAATACCAAAAATACCTACAGTTACCTTAGATAAATTTCTTATACATAAATCAATGGAACCAATGGATTTCCAGCTTATGCCGTACAAATGGCTTAACGAAGCGGCAATCTTCAACAAAAACAACGAAAAGATACCGATCGAGTGGCTCGAGACGAACGCGGACGTAATCGCCCTTCTCTTCACAACCTACGGCGTAGACAAGGATGGAATCATCGAGAAATTCTATGAAATATATGAAAACGTCAAGTTCGTGAACCTTCCTATCGAAGTTATCTTCGTAACGATGGACGAGACGGAACAAGACTTCGATCGTGCATACGAGAGCCAAGCGAATTGGTTTACTCTTAAATTTTCTGATCCCCTGGTACCTGTGCTCAAATATATGTACGAAATCACGTGTGTTCCTAGTTTGGTCGTGATAAAATTTGATGGTACCATCATAACTAAGCATGGAATTGTGGATCTAGAGACATATGGAAAAAATGCTGTGATCACTTGGGTTTCCAGAACCACGGCCATTAAAAGTCACAGAAAGTTAAGCAAGGAACTTAATATGTATGGTGATAAGTGGAAGTACATGAACCTAGTTCCCAATGCGACTTCTAAGCCTGAAATattgttaaagaaaaaatatcaacGAAAATTTAGTAACATAGATGATGGAATTTCAAAACctacataatttttatcttcTTCGTATGTAGTTAACTGATCGTTTCATGTTTGTAAAACTGCGGAAAAGTTTTACGAAATTGTAAATTACACTGAAGTCTGCAAAGAAGATATCGTTTTGATTTTGTTTCTAATTACACAGACCATATTTccgaattttaattataatattaatttattatagttacAGTCTAGCAATGACTGGCACAGTTTTTTTCTCAAGATAAATATCGATACTTTTTATGTTACTAGCCTATGGTGTCAATATTTAATACTCCTTCATAAACTAGCATGTTTATCATCATCTTCTCCAGTACAAGTCCTTAAATCAGGTTAAAATTTGAGATTAGTTTTGTActattaatttaactatttaatgttatttttgtagttataagagttactaataataattatcatcatataATTATCTACCTAATTGTGTAAAATTAGGTCGTTTATGTagtgcataaaataaaataaaaacatgacaTTCAATTAAAAGCTGTCATAATATTGTGCTAGAACCACAGCAGATAAATAAATGCCATGACAGCTAGTGTATACAGGGTCtacttttctaaattttttgcAATATGAAACCTGTTAGGGTTGGCGGCTAATTTTCGGCATTTGAATAAttcgatttatttataatttatatatttatagtataaaaatgatACTTGTTACATCtaattatagaaatttataattcgatttatttattaatccaCAAAACAGGCTTTTTGCGAATAATTGACGTCGTTCaggtagaataaaaaaaaaaaaaacgggtaAGGAAACATAAAAATggacaaaaaaaagaaaaagattttaaaacttgttttttcttcgtataattttttgcagtgcttagtaaatataaatatacataatatcatCTGGTACATTATATGTTTATTGAAGGGAGCTTTAAGCTTCTATATTGGCTAACTCCAACTTTTCCaactaacaaattattttaaaaaaatctaatggcTGTTACAACAGCCTACCCTACACATTGAAAGATGTATTAAGTAATGAACTTGTATTCGCATCAGATAAACGCTTACACCATTGTATGTAGTATTTGGGTTATACCAAACTCGTTGGTGAACAAGTGCTTCGACGCCTCTGATCTTGATACATTTTGAG
Proteins encoded in this region:
- the LOC123665782 gene encoding probable nucleoredoxin 3; its protein translation is MEPMDFQLMPYKWLNEAAIFNKNNEKIPIEWLETNADVIALLFTTYGVDKDGIIEKFYEIYENVKFVNLPIEVIFVTMDETEQDFDRAYESQANWFTLKFSDPLVPVLKYMYEITCVPSLVVIKFDGTIITKHGIVDLETYGKNAVITWVSRTTAIKSHRKLSKELNMYGDKWKYMNLVPNATSKPEILLKKKYQRKFSNIDDGISKPT